A region from the Aquimarina sp. ERC-38 genome encodes:
- a CDS encoding putative porin, whose protein sequence is MKKFIFFIFCLLYATLTLQAQTEEENGFQNENGLYQENELQQEEEGKFTNRTGQKEKPPITDYKIIDIKNDTTYVDTTLSIQKDYQFNYLRRDNFGLQPLNNVGHTYTSLIKRESINNILPEFGARAKHFNYLEVEDIMYYNVPTPLTELYFKTTFEQGQQLDALFTINTSPQLNFMIAYKGVTSLGKYQNNRVTTGNFRTSANFHTKNHRYHLKTHFTSQDLTSEENGGLSPSGLNQYLNNTEEFEDEEDSEDRRGIEVAFEDASSTLDGKRFYLDHTYRIIQKNDSTPDGIEVGHRLHLNDKKFRFLQATSNDLFGLSYVSNQLGSQVALEDFTNEVFLLGKHSSLGVLSVSAITTNYNYGYNRILRQSDSIGNITTITNRIKGDIVAIGGNYAFTKFSLNINASGKTIISGDFTGNAFQVQGFYNYQGFELGGEVNINSVAPNYNFLLFQQDYITYNWQNINTESQNFENIQTNKISATLKARNWANIEASITDISNFTYFTKNEDSITVPRQFTNNVNLLKVRFNQDIRFKWFGLNNTVMYQKVSEGNEVYRVPELITRNTLYYQDEWFKKALFLQTGVTFKYYSSYDADGYDPVLGEFYTQSPNEIAYFDGEGTEQEFGGFPQVDLFFNAKIRQTRIFFTVENFGEAFDQNNEFSAPGYPPRDAVIRFGIVWNFFL, encoded by the coding sequence ATGAAGAAGTTTATCTTTTTTATATTTTGTTTACTCTATGCTACACTCACCCTTCAGGCACAAACCGAAGAAGAGAACGGTTTTCAGAATGAGAATGGGTTGTATCAGGAAAATGAATTACAACAAGAAGAGGAGGGTAAATTCACCAATCGTACCGGACAAAAAGAAAAACCACCGATTACTGATTATAAAATCATTGATATTAAAAATGACACTACCTACGTAGATACTACTTTAAGTATTCAAAAAGATTATCAATTCAACTATTTACGCAGAGATAACTTCGGGTTACAACCCTTAAACAATGTAGGCCATACGTATACAAGCTTGATTAAAAGAGAAAGTATAAATAATATTCTGCCTGAATTTGGGGCTAGGGCAAAACATTTTAATTACCTGGAAGTAGAAGATATTATGTATTATAATGTGCCTACACCCTTAACCGAACTTTATTTTAAAACCACTTTTGAACAGGGACAACAACTGGATGCACTCTTTACAATTAATACTTCTCCGCAGTTAAACTTCATGATTGCTTACAAAGGAGTTACTTCTTTAGGTAAATACCAAAATAATCGTGTTACTACCGGTAATTTTAGGACCTCTGCAAATTTTCATACGAAAAACCACCGCTATCATTTAAAAACACATTTTACTTCGCAGGATTTGACTTCCGAAGAAAACGGAGGACTTTCCCCTTCCGGTTTGAATCAATACTTAAATAATACTGAAGAGTTTGAAGATGAAGAAGATTCAGAAGATCGAAGAGGTATTGAAGTAGCTTTTGAAGATGCTTCCAGTACATTAGATGGTAAACGATTTTACCTAGATCATACTTACCGAATTATACAAAAAAATGATAGTACCCCAGATGGAATAGAAGTAGGACATCGTTTACATTTGAATGATAAAAAGTTTCGGTTTTTGCAGGCCACATCCAACGACTTATTTGGGTTGTCTTATGTATCTAATCAACTAGGATCTCAAGTGGCTCTGGAAGATTTTACGAATGAAGTTTTTTTGCTAGGTAAACATTCCTCCTTAGGAGTCCTTTCAGTATCTGCAATTACTACCAATTATAATTATGGTTATAATCGAATACTAAGGCAATCAGACAGTATTGGAAACATAACGACAATTACAAATCGGATTAAAGGAGATATAGTAGCAATAGGAGGAAATTATGCTTTTACTAAGTTCAGTTTAAATATCAATGCTTCGGGTAAAACTATAATATCAGGAGATTTTACCGGAAATGCATTTCAGGTACAAGGATTTTATAATTATCAGGGATTTGAATTGGGTGGAGAAGTAAATATAAATTCCGTAGCCCCTAATTATAATTTTCTATTGTTTCAACAAGACTATATTACCTATAATTGGCAAAATATAAACACTGAAAGCCAAAATTTTGAGAATATTCAAACTAATAAAATTTCAGCCACTTTAAAAGCAAGAAATTGGGCAAATATCGAAGCAAGTATAACGGATATTAGCAACTTTACTTATTTTACTAAAAATGAAGATTCCATAACTGTGCCTCGACAATTTACGAATAATGTAAATCTATTAAAAGTACGGTTTAATCAGGATATTCGATTCAAATGGTTCGGTTTAAATAATACGGTAATGTATCAAAAGGTATCTGAAGGAAATGAAGTCTATAGAGTTCCTGAATTAATTACCCGAAACACCCTTTATTATCAGGATGAATGGTTTAAAAAAGCACTTTTTTTACAAACAGGAGTAACTTTTAAATACTATTCAAGTTATGATGCAGATGGGTATGATCCGGTATTAGGTGAGTTTTATACGCAAAGTCCTAATGAAATTGCTTATTTTGATGGTGAAGGAACCGAACAGGAATTTGGCGGTTTTCCACAGGTGGATTTATTTTTTAATGCAAAAATCAGGCAAACACGAATTTTCTTTACGGTTGAAAATTTTGGGGAAGCCTTTGATCAAAATAACGAATTTTCGGCTCCGGGATATCCACCCCGTGATGCCGTAATCCGGTTTGGTATCGTTTGGAATTTCTTCCTTTAG
- a CDS encoding ribonuclease HII, whose product MLDLKIHPDLVECGTDEAGRGCLAGPVTAAAVILPDNFKNTLLNDSKKLRESDRDLLRLLIEEKAISFGVTHIYMDRIDTINILNASILAMQESIEKLKIVPQHIAVDGNRFYKMKDISHSCIIKGDGKFLHIAAASILAKTYRDEFMKLIHEEYPMYNWKKNKGYPTREHREAIKKYGITKYHRKSFKLLPEQYKLVL is encoded by the coding sequence GTGTTGGATTTAAAAATACATCCTGATTTAGTCGAATGTGGTACTGATGAAGCCGGAAGGGGTTGCCTTGCTGGCCCGGTTACTGCCGCAGCCGTTATTTTACCAGATAATTTTAAAAACACCTTACTCAACGATTCTAAAAAATTACGGGAGTCTGATCGCGATTTGCTTCGCTTACTTATTGAAGAAAAAGCTATTTCCTTTGGAGTTACCCATATTTATATGGATCGTATAGATACTATTAATATTTTGAATGCATCCATTTTAGCCATGCAAGAGAGTATTGAAAAATTAAAAATCGTACCACAACATATTGCAGTTGATGGCAATCGCTTTTATAAAATGAAGGATATTTCACATTCCTGTATTATCAAAGGAGATGGAAAATTTTTACATATTGCAGCAGCTTCTATTCTTGCTAAAACCTACCGCGATGAGTTTATGAAGCTTATTCATGAAGAGTACCCAATGTACAACTGGAAAAAGAACAAAGGATACCCTACCAGGGAACATAGAGAAGCTATTAAAAAATACGGTATCACTAAGTATCACCGAAAAAGTTTTAAATTACTGCCTGAACAGTATAAGTTAGTATTATAA